The Microbacterium sp. Nx66 genome contains a region encoding:
- a CDS encoding cell division protein PerM gives MQRLLVALLAALDAAIAAAVGLAVLLAPLTLLWTLAFGVTADWGALWPLTGTLWEFGHGVPLEITIPDALLVTLAIPADAARFVVSVTPLAFLLLTLLFAARSGARAARSGAWVLGSLSGTVVFTVISTVVALTSALGAARVPLALAILLPPAVYLVGAVCGAVRVAWEDGDGGVLDRIHDVLDAREDWAPVPSAVVRGAAFALVGVLGAAALAVALSVLTRGGEVVALFQAARVDALGATVLTLGQLAYLPTLVVWAASWLAGPGFAVGAGTAVSPAGTQLGVVPGIPAFGLLPENTSMWMLIVILIPVAAGAFAGWAVRSRLVWEGTPLGLLQRSVIAVGIAAVSAGVAALAAAFANGSMGPGRLEVVGPAVLPFALSLGAEVLVGAAILLLSPRNRDELAEERTDRWIEEMSTLGSEDPADDDRR, from the coding sequence ATGCAACGCCTCCTCGTCGCGCTCCTCGCCGCCCTCGACGCCGCCATCGCGGCCGCCGTCGGGCTGGCGGTGCTGCTGGCGCCGTTGACGCTCCTGTGGACGCTCGCGTTCGGTGTCACCGCGGACTGGGGGGCGCTGTGGCCGCTCACCGGAACGCTGTGGGAGTTCGGGCACGGTGTGCCTCTGGAGATCACGATCCCGGACGCCCTGCTCGTCACCCTGGCGATTCCCGCAGACGCCGCGCGGTTCGTCGTCTCGGTCACGCCGCTGGCGTTCCTGCTGCTCACCCTGCTCTTCGCGGCGCGCTCCGGCGCCCGGGCCGCACGATCCGGCGCGTGGGTGCTGGGTTCCCTGTCGGGGACGGTCGTGTTCACCGTGATCTCGACGGTCGTCGCCCTCACATCCGCGCTGGGCGCCGCACGAGTCCCGCTGGCTCTCGCGATCCTCCTGCCCCCCGCCGTCTACCTCGTGGGCGCCGTGTGCGGTGCCGTCCGCGTGGCGTGGGAGGACGGCGACGGCGGCGTGCTGGACCGCATCCACGACGTTCTGGACGCCAGGGAGGACTGGGCGCCGGTACCGTCCGCGGTCGTGCGCGGGGCGGCGTTCGCGCTCGTCGGTGTGCTGGGGGCTGCCGCGTTGGCCGTCGCCCTGTCGGTCCTGACCCGTGGGGGCGAGGTCGTCGCGCTGTTCCAGGCGGCGCGGGTCGATGCCCTCGGGGCGACCGTGCTGACCCTCGGGCAGCTGGCCTACCTTCCGACACTCGTGGTGTGGGCGGCGTCCTGGCTCGCCGGCCCCGGGTTCGCTGTCGGCGCGGGCACCGCGGTGTCGCCCGCGGGGACGCAGCTCGGCGTGGTCCCCGGCATCCCCGCCTTCGGTCTGCTGCCGGAGAACACCTCGATGTGGATGCTCATCGTCATCCTGATCCCGGTGGCCGCCGGGGCGTTCGCCGGGTGGGCCGTGCGCTCGCGCCTCGTCTGGGAGGGGACACCGCTCGGGCTCCTGCAGCGGTCGGTGATCGCGGTCGGGATCGCCGCGGTCTCGGCCGGTGTGGCCGCGCTCGCCGCCGCCTTCGCGAACGGCTCGATGGGCCCGGGGCGACTCGAGGTCGTGGGACCGGCGGTGCTGCCGTTCGCGTTGTCGCTGGGAGCGGAGGTGCTCGTCGGCGCGGCGATCCTCCTGCTGTCCCCGCGCAACCGCGACGAGCTCGCGGAAGAGCGCACGGACCGCTGGATCGAGGAGATGTCCACGCTCGGCTCCGAGGACCCCGCCGACGACGACCGTCGCTAG
- the sucD gene encoding succinate--CoA ligase subunit alpha codes for MSIYLNKDSKVIVQGITGGEGTKHTALMLKAGTQVVGGVNARKAGTTVSHTDKDGNAVELPVFASVAEAMKETGADVSIAFVPGAFTKDAMIEAIDAEIPLLVVITEGVPVGDSAEAWAYAQSKGNKTRIIGPNCPGIITPGEALVGITPANITGKGPIGLVSKSGTLTYQMMFELRDLGFSTAIGIGGDPVIGTTHIDALAAFEADPETKAIVMIGEIGGDAEERAAEYIKANVTKPVVGYVAGFTAPEGKTMGHAGAIVSGSAGTAQAKKEALEAAGVKVGKTPSETAALMREIIESL; via the coding sequence ATGTCGATCTACCTCAACAAGGACTCCAAGGTCATCGTCCAGGGCATCACCGGCGGCGAGGGCACCAAGCACACCGCGCTCATGCTCAAGGCCGGTACCCAGGTCGTCGGCGGCGTGAACGCCCGCAAGGCCGGCACCACGGTCTCGCACACGGACAAGGACGGCAACGCCGTCGAGCTCCCCGTCTTCGCCTCGGTCGCCGAGGCCATGAAGGAGACCGGCGCCGACGTGTCGATCGCCTTCGTCCCCGGCGCCTTCACGAAGGACGCGATGATCGAGGCCATCGACGCCGAGATCCCGCTGCTCGTCGTCATCACCGAGGGCGTCCCCGTAGGCGACTCGGCCGAGGCCTGGGCCTACGCGCAGAGCAAGGGCAACAAGACCCGCATCATCGGGCCGAACTGCCCCGGCATCATCACCCCCGGTGAGGCGCTCGTCGGCATCACGCCCGCGAACATCACCGGCAAGGGCCCGATCGGCCTCGTGTCGAAGTCGGGCACCCTGACCTACCAGATGATGTTCGAGCTGCGCGACCTGGGCTTCTCGACCGCCATCGGCATCGGCGGCGACCCGGTCATCGGCACCACGCACATCGACGCGCTCGCCGCGTTCGAGGCCGACCCCGAGACCAAGGCCATCGTCATGATCGGCGAGATCGGCGGCGACGCCGAGGAGCGTGCGGCCGAGTACATCAAGGCGAACGTCACCAAGCCGGTCGTCGGCTACGTCGCGGGCTTCACGGCTCCCGAGGGCAAGACCATGGGGCACGCCGGTGCGATCGTCTCCGGTTCCGCCGGTACCGCTCAGGCGAAGAAGGAGGCCCTCGAGGCCGCCGGCGTCAAGGTCGGCAAGACGCCGTCCGAGACCGCCGCTCTCATGCGCGAGATCATCGAGTCGCTCTGA
- a CDS encoding NCS2 family permease yields MTTAPPAPASTEPTGTLDRFFEISKRGSTIGTEIRGGLVTFVTMAYIVILNPIILSGKPDVAGDMLDFNAVGAATALTAGVMTILFGVVTRLPFGFAAGLGINAFVAFSVVGQVTWPEAMALVMINGVVIVLLAATGLRKAIFDAVPFQLKIAITVGIGLFIAFIGFVNSGFVTATGASSPPVGLGVNGSVATVPSLLFVITLLLTGILVALRIKGGMLIGLIGGTVLAVIVEAIWHIGARGVDDEGNVVNPGGWGLTVPALNGSPVSVPDLSLIGAVDFSFDLGKVSLVALVMIVFTLLFTNFFDAMGTMTGLAKEANLADDNGDFPRIKSALVVEGVGAIAGGATSSSSSTVFIESGAGIGEGARTGLANVVTGIVFLIAMFLTPLTSIVPTEIAAAALIIVGAMMMAQIRHIDFGDFRVLLPVFLTVSVMPLTYSIANGIGAGFVSWVLIHAFSGKAKTISPLLWVVGAGFLIFFARGPIEALFGVGI; encoded by the coding sequence ATGACTACTGCCCCACCCGCCCCGGCGTCCACCGAACCCACCGGTACCCTGGACCGCTTCTTCGAGATCAGCAAGCGCGGATCGACGATCGGCACCGAGATCCGTGGAGGCCTCGTGACGTTCGTCACGATGGCCTACATCGTGATCCTGAACCCGATCATCCTCTCCGGAAAGCCGGACGTCGCCGGCGACATGCTCGACTTCAACGCCGTCGGTGCCGCGACGGCCCTGACCGCCGGCGTCATGACGATCCTCTTCGGTGTCGTCACCCGCCTGCCGTTCGGCTTCGCCGCCGGCCTCGGCATCAACGCCTTCGTCGCGTTCTCCGTCGTCGGCCAGGTCACCTGGCCCGAGGCGATGGCGCTCGTGATGATCAACGGTGTCGTGATCGTGCTCCTCGCCGCCACCGGGCTGCGGAAGGCGATCTTCGACGCCGTGCCCTTCCAGCTGAAGATCGCGATCACGGTCGGCATCGGCCTGTTCATCGCCTTCATCGGCTTCGTGAACTCGGGCTTCGTCACGGCGACCGGCGCCTCGTCGCCGCCCGTCGGCCTCGGTGTCAACGGGTCGGTCGCGACCGTGCCGAGCCTGCTGTTCGTGATCACCCTGCTCCTCACGGGCATCCTCGTCGCGCTCCGCATCAAGGGCGGGATGCTCATCGGCCTCATCGGCGGCACCGTGCTCGCGGTCATCGTCGAGGCCATCTGGCACATCGGCGCCCGCGGCGTCGATGATGAGGGCAATGTCGTGAATCCCGGCGGCTGGGGACTCACCGTCCCGGCACTGAACGGCTCCCCCGTCAGCGTCCCCGACCTGAGCCTCATCGGCGCCGTCGACTTCTCGTTCGACCTCGGCAAGGTCAGCCTCGTCGCCCTCGTGATGATCGTCTTCACGCTCCTCTTCACGAACTTCTTCGACGCCATGGGCACCATGACGGGCCTGGCCAAGGAGGCCAACCTGGCCGACGACAACGGCGACTTCCCGCGCATCAAGTCGGCCCTCGTGGTCGAGGGTGTCGGGGCGATCGCCGGTGGTGCGACCTCGTCGTCCTCCAGCACGGTCTTCATCGAGTCCGGCGCGGGTATCGGCGAGGGTGCCAGGACGGGACTCGCGAACGTCGTGACGGGCATCGTCTTCCTCATCGCGATGTTCCTGACCCCGCTGACCTCGATCGTCCCGACGGAGATCGCCGCCGCGGCGCTCATCATCGTGGGTGCCATGATGATGGCCCAGATCCGGCACATCGACTTCGGCGACTTCCGGGTGCTCCTGCCGGTGTTCCTCACGGTCTCGGTCATGCCGCTGACGTACTCGATCGCCAACGGCATCGGGGCGGGCTTCGTGAGCTGGGTGCTCATCCACGCCTTCTCCGGCAAGGCCAAGACCATCAGCCCGCTGCTGTGGGTGGTCGGCGCCGGCTTCCTGATCTTCTTCGCCCGCGGTCCCATCGAGGCCCTCTTCGGCGTCGGGATCTAG
- the purN gene encoding phosphoribosylglycinamide formyltransferase translates to MLTVAVLISGAGSNLRALLEAARHPDFPARVVVVGADREADGLAHAEEFGIPSFTVPWHEHESREAWGEELGRQLAVWTPDLVVLSGLMRLLPSSLVAAYAPRIINTHPAYLPEFPGAHGVRDALAAGVRETGASVIVVDDGVDTGPILAQERVPIRADDTEHTLHERIKPVERRLLIDVVRRIATGDLALTSAP, encoded by the coding sequence GTGCTCACGGTCGCCGTACTCATCTCGGGCGCCGGCTCGAACCTTCGCGCCCTCCTCGAGGCCGCTCGTCACCCCGATTTCCCGGCGCGTGTCGTCGTAGTCGGGGCGGACCGCGAAGCCGACGGGCTGGCCCACGCCGAGGAGTTCGGCATCCCCAGCTTCACCGTGCCGTGGCACGAGCACGAGAGCCGCGAGGCGTGGGGCGAGGAGCTGGGTCGTCAGCTCGCCGTCTGGACGCCGGACCTCGTGGTGCTCAGCGGGCTCATGCGCCTGCTGCCGTCCTCGCTCGTCGCCGCCTACGCGCCCCGGATCATCAACACCCACCCCGCGTACCTCCCGGAGTTCCCCGGAGCCCACGGCGTCCGCGACGCCCTCGCCGCCGGGGTCCGCGAGACCGGCGCCAGCGTGATCGTCGTGGACGACGGCGTCGACACCGGCCCCATCCTCGCCCAGGAGCGCGTGCCGATCAGGGCCGACGACACCGAGCACACCCTGCACGAGCGCATCAAGCCGGTCGAGCGCCGGCTCCTCATCGATGTCGTCCGGCGCATCGCGACCGGCGACCTCGCCCTGACTTCCGCCCCCTGA
- a CDS encoding acyl-CoA dehydrogenase family protein: MSTEASPVPGERVSSYDITGRQDSDYYAVFADIPAVDREAWDRAKAYVDEVAPQMAEAWDRAEYPLDAARRMGEMDLVVDGVDHPALTRLSPLAAGLVNMEISRGDGSLGTILAVQGGLALRTLALFGSPAQQDRWLTALADGSVLGSFALTEPDHGSDSVSLETVARRDGDSWVLRGAKKWIGNGASGGIAFVWARVDDESAAEHGAVRCFLVEQDAPGYTGTVIRGKASLRAIHQAHIRLDDVRVPLDAVLPGTRSFKDASTVLYATRSGVAWSALGHATACYEAALAYAKERVQFGKPLAKFQMVQERLTHMLEDLTAMQLYCRRMADLEQAGALRPTQASLAKFHNTRAARRIAATARDLLGGNGILLENGVMQHMADIEAIHTYEGTESVQALLLGRDITGMSAFA, encoded by the coding sequence ATGAGCACGGAAGCCTCCCCCGTCCCCGGCGAGCGCGTCTCGTCCTACGACATCACCGGACGGCAGGACAGCGACTACTACGCCGTCTTCGCCGACATCCCCGCCGTCGACCGGGAAGCCTGGGACCGCGCGAAGGCGTACGTCGACGAGGTCGCCCCGCAGATGGCCGAGGCCTGGGACCGCGCCGAGTACCCGCTCGACGCCGCCCGCCGGATGGGCGAGATGGACCTCGTCGTCGACGGCGTCGACCATCCCGCGCTCACCCGGCTCTCCCCGCTCGCCGCCGGCCTGGTCAACATGGAGATCTCGCGGGGAGACGGCTCCCTCGGCACGATCCTCGCCGTGCAGGGCGGCCTCGCGCTGCGGACGCTCGCCCTGTTCGGCTCGCCCGCCCAGCAGGACCGCTGGCTCACGGCACTCGCCGACGGCTCGGTACTCGGATCCTTCGCGCTGACCGAGCCCGACCACGGCTCGGACTCCGTCTCGCTGGAGACCGTGGCCCGCCGCGACGGCGACTCCTGGGTGCTCCGCGGCGCCAAGAAGTGGATCGGCAACGGCGCCTCGGGCGGCATCGCCTTCGTCTGGGCACGGGTCGACGACGAGTCCGCTGCCGAGCACGGGGCGGTGCGGTGCTTCCTCGTCGAGCAGGACGCCCCCGGGTACACCGGCACTGTGATCCGCGGGAAGGCCTCACTCCGCGCGATCCACCAGGCGCACATCCGCCTGGACGACGTGCGGGTACCGCTGGACGCGGTGCTGCCGGGGACCAGGAGCTTCAAGGACGCCTCGACCGTGCTCTACGCCACCCGGTCCGGAGTCGCCTGGTCGGCGCTGGGCCACGCGACGGCCTGCTACGAGGCGGCTCTGGCTTACGCGAAGGAGCGTGTGCAGTTCGGCAAGCCGCTCGCGAAGTTCCAGATGGTGCAGGAGCGGCTGACGCACATGCTGGAGGACCTGACGGCGATGCAGCTCTACTGCCGCAGGATGGCAGACCTCGAGCAGGCAGGAGCGCTACGTCCGACCCAGGCCTCGCTCGCCAAGTTCCACAACACCCGGGCGGCCCGGCGGATCGCGGCGACGGCGCGTGACCTCCTGGGAGGCAACGGCATCCTCCTGGAGAACGGCGTCATGCAGCACATGGCCGACATCGAGGCCATCCACACCTACGAGGGCACCGAGTCCGTGCAGGCCCTCCTTCTCGGCCGCGACATCACCGGGATGAGCGCCTTCGCCTAG
- the sucC gene encoding ADP-forming succinate--CoA ligase subunit beta yields MDLYEYQARDVFEKYGVPVLAGIVADTPEEVKAAAEKIGGVVVVKAQVKTGGRGKAGGVKVAKTPDEAYEAAKAILGLDIKGHVVKRVMVAQGARIAEEFYFSVLLDRANRSYLSLCSVEGGMEIEQLAVEKPEALARVEVNPLTGIDKEKAVEIARAANFPEDLVEKVSDVFVKLYDVYKGEDATLVEVNPLVRTEDGDIIALDGKVTLDDNASEIRHPEHEALEDKDAADPLEAKAKASGLNYVKLDGEVGIIGNGAGLVMSTLDVVAYAGENHNGVKPANFLDIGGGASAEVMAAGLDVILGDPQVKSVFVNVFGGITACDAVANGIKGALETLGDTASKPLVVRLDGNRVDEGRAILADYAHPLVTLAATMDEGADKAAELANA; encoded by the coding sequence GTGGATCTGTACGAGTACCAGGCACGAGACGTTTTCGAGAAGTACGGAGTGCCGGTCCTCGCCGGCATCGTCGCGGACACCCCCGAGGAGGTGAAGGCGGCTGCCGAGAAGATCGGCGGTGTCGTGGTCGTCAAGGCCCAGGTCAAGACCGGAGGCCGCGGCAAGGCCGGCGGCGTCAAGGTCGCCAAGACCCCCGATGAGGCGTACGAGGCCGCGAAGGCCATCCTCGGGCTCGACATCAAGGGCCACGTCGTCAAGCGCGTCATGGTCGCGCAGGGTGCCCGCATCGCCGAGGAGTTCTACTTCTCCGTGCTGCTCGACCGCGCCAACCGCTCCTACCTCTCCCTGTGCTCCGTCGAGGGCGGCATGGAGATCGAGCAGCTCGCCGTCGAGAAGCCCGAGGCCCTCGCCCGCGTCGAGGTCAACCCGCTGACCGGCATCGACAAGGAGAAGGCGGTCGAGATCGCTCGCGCCGCGAACTTCCCGGAGGACCTCGTCGAGAAGGTCTCCGATGTGTTCGTGAAGCTGTACGACGTCTACAAGGGTGAGGACGCGACGCTCGTCGAGGTCAACCCGCTCGTCCGCACCGAGGACGGCGACATCATCGCGCTCGACGGCAAGGTCACGCTCGACGACAACGCCTCCGAGATCCGCCACCCCGAGCACGAGGCGCTCGAGGACAAGGACGCCGCCGACCCGCTCGAGGCCAAGGCCAAGGCGTCGGGCCTCAACTACGTCAAGCTCGACGGCGAGGTCGGCATCATCGGCAACGGCGCGGGTCTGGTCATGTCGACGCTCGACGTGGTCGCCTACGCCGGAGAGAACCACAACGGCGTGAAGCCCGCCAACTTCCTCGACATCGGCGGCGGCGCCTCGGCCGAGGTCATGGCCGCCGGTCTCGACGTCATCCTCGGTGACCCGCAGGTCAAGAGCGTGTTCGTCAACGTGTTCGGCGGCATCACGGCGTGCGACGCCGTCGCCAACGGCATCAAGGGTGCCCTGGAGACGCTGGGCGACACGGCCTCCAAGCCGCTCGTCGTCCGCCTGGACGGCAACCGCGTGGACGAGGGTCGTGCGATCCTCGCCGACTACGCGCACCCGCTCGTGACCCTGGCCGCGACGATGGACGAGGGCGCCGACAAGGCCGCCGAGCTCGCCAACGCCTGA
- a CDS encoding TetR/AcrR family transcriptional regulator — MEESAELRTGGVVAAALELFSAQGFDQTSVEQIAKAAGVSRSTFFRQFGGKEDVVFADHEVLLEQLREFLDEGHDDPWGAVCAASESVFTHFANDPELARRRYQIVREVPVLREREIITVFRYERLFDEYLRSALPGVDPLDAVGFAALVTAVHNHVLRQLLRGRKKVPLSTLQSALADARRRYGVGEDTAAGAPDDMVVAVFPRSMPVAEVTRRLRSELD, encoded by the coding sequence ATGGAGGAATCCGCAGAGCTGCGCACCGGGGGCGTCGTCGCCGCCGCGCTCGAACTCTTCAGCGCCCAGGGGTTCGACCAGACGTCCGTGGAGCAGATCGCCAAGGCCGCCGGCGTCTCCCGGTCGACCTTCTTCCGGCAGTTCGGTGGCAAGGAGGACGTTGTCTTCGCCGATCACGAGGTCCTGCTGGAGCAGCTCCGGGAGTTCCTCGACGAGGGGCACGACGATCCGTGGGGCGCGGTCTGCGCGGCATCGGAGTCCGTGTTCACGCACTTCGCGAACGACCCGGAGCTCGCGCGACGGCGGTACCAGATCGTGCGGGAGGTGCCGGTGCTCCGTGAACGCGAGATCATCACCGTGTTCCGCTACGAGCGGCTGTTCGACGAGTACCTGCGCAGCGCCCTGCCGGGAGTGGATCCGCTGGACGCGGTGGGCTTCGCGGCGCTCGTGACGGCGGTGCACAACCACGTGCTGCGACAGCTCCTGCGCGGACGCAAGAAGGTGCCGCTGTCCACCCTCCAGTCCGCGCTCGCGGATGCGCGTCGACGGTACGGCGTCGGCGAGGACACCGCGGCGGGGGCTCCGGACGACATGGTGGTGGCGGTCTTCCCGCGTTCGATGCCCGTCGCCGAGGTCACGCGGAGGCTGCGCTCCGAGCTCGACTGA
- a CDS encoding GNAT family N-acetyltransferase: protein MPAASASHGGVSVREAEWPQDSAFVGTAVSTYLRQTEQEKHDVLGDPEEPEGELPERYRPEVRDPATAYAGGRVLVAEIDGAPAGVVIALPYAGHTEVKRLWADPAVRGRGVGSALLDAVLAEAEGAVRLSVWEWRDAAIRLYTSRGFRPVDPWDDRDRLLCFESLTSLHPAAESSEVSDSKG from the coding sequence ATGCCCGCGGCCTCCGCGTCGCACGGCGGCGTCTCCGTCCGCGAGGCGGAGTGGCCACAGGATTCCGCGTTCGTCGGTACGGCGGTTTCGACGTACCTCCGTCAGACGGAGCAGGAGAAGCACGACGTCCTGGGTGATCCGGAGGAACCCGAGGGTGAACTCCCCGAGCGGTACCGGCCGGAGGTCCGTGACCCTGCCACCGCGTACGCCGGTGGTCGGGTGCTCGTGGCAGAGATCGACGGGGCCCCGGCCGGCGTGGTGATCGCCCTGCCGTATGCCGGTCACACCGAGGTCAAGCGGCTCTGGGCTGACCCCGCCGTGCGCGGCCGAGGCGTCGGTTCCGCGCTGCTCGACGCCGTCCTGGCGGAGGCCGAGGGTGCGGTGCGGCTGTCGGTGTGGGAGTGGCGCGACGCCGCGATCCGGCTCTACACGTCCCGCGGCTTCCGCCCCGTCGACCCCTGGGACGATCGCGACCGCCTCCTCTGCTTCGAATCGCTCACTTCGCTGCATCCGGCCGCCGAATCCAGCGAAGTGAGCGATTCGAAGGGCTAG
- a CDS encoding phytoene desaturase family protein, which translates to MALATIIGSGPNGLAAAVSLARAGYRVRVLEAADTVGGGLRTREATLPGFRHDVCSAVHPAAVASPFFQAFGLDERIEWIRPEISFAHPLDDGRAAIAWRDIERTAADLGIDGDAWLRRLRPLSTHIDGVTDFTGNQLLRLPQDPITAVRYAIRMLDQGTPLARAAFRTEEAAALMAGVVAHANSPQPTLAGAAAGLLLAGLAHAGGWPYPRGGSQVIADALIADLEAHGGTIETGARVTDLADLDGGDPDRGDVLLLNTSPRLALTHPDIPASYARALRGYRYGAAAAKVDFALDGPVPWANEHVRSAPTVHVAGTREEVWNSENAVAVGHVSERPYVLAVQPSLFDPTRAPDGKAVLWAYIHVPNGSDLDPTELITAQVERFAPGFRDRILAHHAVPASSREAINPAEIGGDISGGVFDMRQALRRPVLSPTPWRTPMRGVYLASASTPPGPAVNGMAGWHAAHTVLRDAGTPAELDDLFG; encoded by the coding sequence ATGGCACTCGCGACGATCATCGGATCCGGCCCGAACGGCCTCGCCGCCGCCGTCTCCCTCGCCCGCGCCGGCTACCGGGTACGCGTGCTCGAGGCTGCGGACACGGTCGGAGGGGGCCTGCGCACCCGGGAGGCCACCCTCCCCGGCTTCCGTCACGACGTCTGCTCGGCCGTCCACCCTGCAGCCGTCGCCTCGCCCTTCTTCCAAGCGTTCGGGCTCGACGAGCGGATCGAGTGGATCCGCCCCGAGATCTCCTTCGCCCATCCTCTGGACGACGGTCGTGCCGCCATCGCGTGGCGCGACATCGAGCGCACCGCCGCCGACCTCGGCATCGACGGGGACGCCTGGCTGCGCCGGCTCCGCCCCCTCAGCACGCACATCGACGGCGTCACGGACTTCACCGGGAACCAGCTCCTCCGCCTCCCGCAGGACCCGATCACCGCCGTCCGCTACGCCATCCGCATGCTCGACCAGGGCACGCCCCTCGCGCGGGCCGCCTTCCGCACGGAGGAAGCGGCCGCGCTCATGGCCGGAGTGGTCGCGCACGCGAACTCCCCGCAGCCCACGCTCGCCGGCGCCGCGGCGGGTCTGCTGCTGGCCGGGCTCGCCCACGCCGGCGGCTGGCCGTACCCCCGCGGCGGCTCGCAGGTGATCGCGGACGCCCTCATCGCCGATCTCGAGGCCCATGGCGGCACGATCGAGACGGGCGCCCGCGTCACCGACCTCGCGGACCTGGACGGGGGCGACCCCGACCGCGGTGACGTGCTGCTGCTCAACACCTCTCCCCGGCTCGCACTCACCCACCCGGACATCCCGGCCTCGTACGCCCGCGCCCTCCGCGGCTACCGCTACGGCGCCGCGGCGGCGAAGGTCGATTTCGCGCTCGATGGACCCGTCCCGTGGGCGAACGAGCACGTGCGGAGCGCCCCGACCGTGCACGTCGCCGGGACGAGGGAGGAGGTGTGGAACAGCGAGAACGCGGTCGCGGTCGGCCACGTGTCCGAGCGTCCGTACGTGCTGGCGGTCCAACCCTCGCTCTTCGACCCGACCAGAGCGCCCGACGGCAAGGCCGTGCTCTGGGCGTACATCCACGTGCCGAACGGCTCCGACCTCGACCCGACCGAACTCATCACCGCACAGGTCGAGCGCTTCGCGCCGGGATTCCGCGACCGGATCCTCGCCCACCACGCGGTGCCGGCATCCTCCCGCGAGGCGATCAACCCGGCCGAGATCGGCGGCGACATCTCCGGCGGCGTCTTCGACATGCGTCAGGCCCTGCGCCGCCCCGTCCTCTCCCCCACCCCGTGGCGGACGCCGATGCGCGGCGTGTACCTCGCGTCGGCCTCGACGCCGCCCGGCCCCGCGGTCAACGGCATGGCGGGATGGCACGCGGCACACACCGTGCTCCGCGACGCCGGCACGCCCGCGGAACTCGACGACCTGTTCGGCTGA